Within Spinacia oleracea cultivar Varoflay chromosome 4, BTI_SOV_V1, whole genome shotgun sequence, the genomic segment caaccatgagtgcagatctcaactcagatgctttcacgatcatcagtgagttaaagaacatgttccaagatctggctcgagtcgaaagattcgagactcatatgcaaattcttgagaccaagcttaagaaaggcgagcccgtaagtccacatgttctcaaaatgattggactcgttgagtatatgagtcggctggatcagcaattctctcaggaaatggctgtagacaccatcctccattctcttcataacgggtatgatcagttcaagctgaactacagtatgaatagtctggacaaaatgctcactgagcttcacggtatgctgaagaccgttgaaaagacgctcaaaagtgataagcaagatgtgcttatggtgcgtgggggcaagttcatgaaatctggcaagaagaggaatgctaagaaaggtggcaacaaggccagcccgactaagcaacCTGGGAGctccaaatctgaaaagaagaaggtgatccaacccacttctgaatctgaatgcttctacttcaagaagaaggggcattggaagagagatttcttaaagctaaaggaagatcagaagaacgcaacagtcgttccatcttcaggtattttgttatagactgtatacttgctagtTTAACTTcgtgggtattagatacaggttgtggctcacacttatgttccaattcgcagggactaagaagaagtagaaggttaagcaagggtgaagtcgacctacgagtgggaaatggagcacggattgctgcattagctgtaggaacttattatttgtcgttttcctctgggctagttttggaacgggaagattgtttccatgttccaagtcttactaaaaacatcatttctgtttcttgcttagatgctaagggattttcctttttaataaaagacaatagttgttcgatttattttaaagagatgttttatggatctgctagattagtcaatggactttatttattagatcacgaaaaacaagtttataacataaataccaaaaggccaaaaagaatgattcagatctcacctatatgtggcattgtcgattaggccatattaacttgaaacgcatagaaagacttcaaaaggaaggaattctagaaccatttaacttagaggattatggtaagtgcgaatcatgtttacttggcaaaatgacaaagcaacctttctctaaagttggagaaagagcaactgcactattgggtttaatccatacagatgtatgtggaccaatgagtacaaatgctagaggtggtttcagctactttattactttcactgatgacttcagtagatatggttatgtctacctaatgaagcataagtctgaatcctttgacaaattcaaggaatttcagagtgaagtagagaatcaattaggcaagaagattaaggcactgccgtctgatagaggcggtgaatatctgagctatgaatttgatgaccatttgaaagaatgtggaattccattggaattgactcctcctggaacacctcaatggaatggtgtgtcggaacggaggaatagaaccttgctagacatggttagatcaacgatgggtcaggccgaacttccaatagaattttggggacatgcactaaatacagctgcactcactataaatagagctctgtataaagctgttgaaaagactccatatgagttatggtttggaaagcctccaaaagtgtcttttcttaagatttggggatgtgaagtatacgtcaaacgattaatttcagacaaaattcatccaaaatctgacaaatgtatccttgtgggctatccaaggaaacaaaggggtcttacttctacaatacatctgagaacaaggtgtttgttgctcgagatggtatctttttggaaagagatcacatttccaaaatgacaagtgggagaaaagtagacctcgaagaaattcgagtcgaacaacaaactctagagaatgctcaagaagacattcaggttgaaactcagagatctttagaagtatctggtgagaatcaaggaccatctagaaatgtaaccccgcttagatcgcagagatatagatctcaaccggaaaggtacttaggtattttgacgaaagagagctatgaagttctattacttgaaagctatgaacctgcgacttacaaacaagctatgacgagccctagcaccaagcaatggcaagaagccatgcaatctgaattagactccatgtctgtaaaccaagtttgggatttggtcgatttcccagatggctaccaagccataggaagcaaatgggttttcaaactgaaaaaggacaaggatgggaaacttgaagttttcaaagctagattggtttcaAAAGGTTACcgacaagtccacggtgtggattacaatgaaatcttttcaccagttgcaatgctaaagtctattcggataatgttagcaatcgctgcatattacgattacgaaatatggcagatggatgtcaaaaccgctttcttaaacgctgttttaacagaaactgtgtttatgacacagcctgagggttttgaggatccaaagaatgctaaaaaggtaagcaagcttaagaaatcaatctacggattgaagcaagcatcaaggagctggaatatacgttttgatgaagcagtcagtgactttggtttcatcaagaacgcggacgaatcttgtgtatacaagaaggtcagtgggagcaaaatttcttttctagtattatatgtcgacgacatattacttatcggaaatgatattcctatgtaaaactctgtcaagatttggcttgggaaatgtttttcgatgaaggatctaggagaagcatagtacatactgggcatcaagatttatagagatagatctaaaaagatgactggactcagtcaaagcacttatatcaataaggtgcttgaaaggttcaatatggcaaactccaagcgaggctacctacccatgtctcatggaatgactctaagcaagactcagtgcccaaaaacacttgatgagcgtagaagaatgagtgggattccatattcatcattgattggttcaataatgtatgctatgatatgtacacgcccggatgttgcgtacgcactcagtgctacgagtagataccagccagacccaggagaggcacattggactgctgccaagaacattctgaagtacctgaaaaggcacaaagatgatttcctggtctatggtggagataatgaattaattgttaaaggctatacggacgcaagttttgaaattgacaaagatgatttcagatcatagtctgggtttgtcttctgcctcaacggaggtgcagtaagctggaaaagtgctaagcaaagcaccattgcgaattctacaactgaagaaGAGTACaatgctgcacatgaagcagaaaaggaagctatatggctaaggaagttcataggtgaacttggtgtagtcccctccattaaaggaccaatagctccataatgtgataataatggagctattgcacaggcaaaggagcctagacaccactagagagtcaagcatgtacttcgtagatttcaccttctacgagagttcgttgaaagaaaagaagtcgagataagcaagattggaactgatgacaacatctcagatccattaactaaacctctgccgcaggcgaagcacaactcgcacactgcagctatgggaatcaagcatgttggagaatggctatgatgtccttatttaatgttttaaagttttagagtttaatactttgtaaaacattattggttaaccattcacattaatgaatagaattcatttttccatttaatttgtggtttattaaatgagagtcccttcaatttgacgatatattcaagatagactgtcaggaccagtcctgtgactaagaaatgtctatcaagtgaacttgaatgtcaaaagttgaaaatggtccctggtcggagttttctataaagattgacgcatagaaaatgttagacgactagaatgcaagatgactagtagttctgtttcttgaactatgtggacatggcaatgtcgcaatcatttgcatagatacttactttgggaagactagtatcggacagacctacgatactttactgtaagagatgaaaatctgtcataagtaaatttcattaaaattattggacactaatcctcaatacctgagtgatttgagattacttgtttgagaactgcttactttgacgttgtcaaccgtcgcatcgtaaaaggaggctataaaggcaacgctcaggtaatcacctatcaatcgaagtctaatctcaagatcgcaagattgggattgtcctcccataaatcgggatgagatgctgaaagttgtacaaggccactcggagagctagaaactgtaaaattcatggccatgctcagatgaatcataggctatgattatctgtttatttgatcagttgaactctaaaaccgagaaacacctctggacataataaggatgacaactcttaccttatgtttaagagcaagcatcgagtgacaaaggaattaggaaatacacacttgtccctaaggacaagtgggagacagaaggaaataatgcccttggtccaagtatgcatttaatgttaagtctaataaatgaggtttagtgttaattatacaagttaataattcagtgagatcaagtgaactgaatgcctagctagaggtcgcttcagttcatgtggaattaatgatattcatccacaacttactcttgactgaacccgtagggtcacacaaatagtacgtaaacggatcaagtatttaatgttattaaatactccatctatggatattcggaatcaacggatcttggttccagtgggagaggagatcgtcaaaggcaaattatgaatactccggaaacgatgatattgccggaaacggaaatatggatcgtatcggaaatataaatattatccaagtcgtagatgttgacggaaacggaaacatggtacgtatcggaaaatattatcggaaatggaaatattgccagaatcggaaatattgccggaaacggaaatattgtcagaatcggaaatattatcggaatcggaaaataattccggaaacagaaatattaaatatttgttcgaaacggaaattaattccggaatcggaaatgttaaatatttttcgtatcggaaaattaatcggaagcgcgtcgtacgaataagcatcggacgagcttgctaggcGAAGGCCCAGCgtgaagccaggcccacgtccagcaagcccacCGCGCGTCACAGCAGCCCAAGGcaacgcaaggcccagcgcgccaaggctgcgagcacATGGCAGCGAGCTCGTATGGGCTGCGAGGCCTGCTGCGGGCTTTGcgtgtgcgcgggcatggcctgctcgcaTGTGGTCCATGCTCAtgtgcgtgttggagtttgtgcatacttcgaatccttaagtgattaggattagattaattttctgatttacTAGTTTTAATGGAACTCTAATTCTAAAAGAATTAGGATCCTTAAAGTCCTAGTAGAATTCCAATACCAGATTCCTACCCTttaaataggtgatcatagttcacaatttataacgagtcattcaagtattcatttaagttttaggcttaaaactcagatttttatttgtcataaaatccgaaaaatacatagtaccttagtgcaattctagttaattaaatctaaggcggatccgagcgtgctgtggactatctatggagggacgacatttggagtcctagacttgttcttgttcggttttggcgcagctagggagggcacgctacaaagagtatgcatcctaaattatgctaattgttatgtggcaattaatttggattcctggctttatggtttttccgcatgatttatattcagttatatgtatcataacctaacatatacgTCCATGTTAGTATCCAGACTGGGTAACTAATGTAGTACTAGTACCCAAGCCTAATGGGACGTGGAGGATGTGTGTCGACTATACAGATTTAAATAAAGCCTGCCCCAAATACAACATTCCATTGCCAAAGATAGATCGCCTCGTTGATTCAACGGCGGGGCAcgccatgatgagctttatggacgCCTACTGTGGATTTCATCAGATCCCCTTATGGCCTGAAGACCAGGAAAAGAAATCATTTGTCACAAAGCAAGGTCTGTACTGTTCAAGGTGATGCCGTTCGGCCTGAAAAATGCACCAGCTACCTTTCAACGCTTGGTGAACACAGTTTTTGCGAACCAGTTGGGGAGGAACATAGAAGCctatattgatgatatgattataaaaagaagacaaaggacGGATCACCTCGGCGATTTGCGAGAGACCTTCGATACCCTTAGGGCTTACCAAATGAGACTCAATCCAAAGAAATGCATTTTCGGAGTCACTTCTGGCAAGTTCCTCGGTTTTCTAATTGACGAGAGGGGCATTGAGGCCAATCCTGACAAGGTACAAGCAGTCATCACTACGACGTTCCCAAAGACAGTTAAAGATGTGCAACGCTTGACGGGTTGCCTTGCCGCCTTGGGACGATTTTTGTCTAGAGCTGGAGATAAGTGTCATTACTTCTTCAGTACCATCAAAAACGGGACCCAGTTCGAATGGATGCCACAGGCAGAGGCCGCTCTCCTTCGTTTGAAAGAGCATCTGCAAACTCTGCCGCGGCTAGTCATCCCTCTCTCAGGGGAGGTTCTATGCCTCTGCCTTGCCATTTCAGACTACGCTCTAAGCGCCGTCTTACTTACAGAGAGGGATGAAATACAACTACCCGTTTACTTCGTCAGCCATATGCTACAGAACGCCGAGCATAAGTATCCAACTGTTGAAAAATTCGGTTTcgctctgttcttggctagCAAGAAGCTTCGCCCTTACTTCTCGGCTCATCGGCTGATAGTATACACAAATCAACCTTTGAAACGACCATTTACCAACCTGGAAGCGTCCGGGAGAATGCTCAATTGGGCAATTGAACTTAATGCATTTGATATTTCATATGAGCCGCAGAAGGCCATAAAGGGGAAAGCCTTTGCTGACTTTATTGCGGAAATGACTAGGCCAGTCCACTTGAAAAATGAAAAGACCCAATGGGTAGTCCATGTGGATGGTTCCGCCACCCAAAATGGGTGTGGAGCCGGCATCATCTGTGAATCACCAGAAGGGGATgtctatgaatatgcaatgcgcttcaactttcaggcgtcaaacaatGAAGCTGAATATGAAGCGTTGATATGTGGAATCCAAATAAGCAAAGCGGCTGGAGCAGTAGAGGTCCTGGTCCTATCTGACTCACAGCTAATTGTCAGCCAAGTAAAGGGAGAATATGAAGCCAAGGACGACGCCATGATGAAATACTTGGAAAAAGTCCGCCAAGAAGTATAGCAGCTGACTAGCTTTGAAATACAACATATACCACGGTCCGAAAACAGCAAGGCGGACGCCTTATCCAAGTTGGCCAGCTCAGCATCTTGCGACACACCCCGTCAtgtattttgggaggtaaaacagACCACGAGCATTGATGTCTTGAGGACGGCCATCTTAGACCGGACGGCCACCTGGATGGACGATATAGTCAATCTCAAAATGAACGGGGTGCTCCCTGAGGATCCCAAGCAGGCGgaaagattacaaaagaaatgcacctgCTTCGAGATATGGAATGGGACTTTATACAAAAAAGCTTTCTCGCGGCCTCTTCTTCGCTGCGTAACCCCAGAGAAAGGGCATGAAGTACTGGAAGATCTCCATCAGGGATTATGAAGCTCTCACATAGGTGGGAGGGCCTTGGCAGAAAAAGCTCTAAGAcctggatactattggcccactctcaaagaagacgccCTTGACTTGGTTAAGCGGTGTGATAAATGTCAACGGTTTGCTCATCTAATTCGACGACCGGCTCATAAGCTAACACCCATCACCAGTCCTATACCGTTTgttaaatgggggatggacctaTTAGGTCCTTATACGAAGGCCCCAGGGGGACTACTCTATGTGATAGTTGttgtcgactatttcaccaaatgggtagaagctgaagcCCTGAAAAACACCAAGGCACAGGACGTGAGAGCCTTCATCTGGAAAAACTTCATTATAAGATTCGGCGTGCCTCAGGCCATtgtctttgataatgggccaCAGTTCAAGACACCCAAGTTGGAAAGCTGGTTGGCTGATCATGGCGTCACgacatgttttgcatcagttgGCCGCCGTCAAGCAAACAGACTGgtagaagcattcaacaaaatcatctctgaagggatgaaaaagaagcttgatgaaGCAAAAGGGTTgtgggccgacgagttacccaatgtctTATGGTCTATACGAACAACGGCAAAAaattccacaggagaaacaccatttTTATTAGCATATGGAGCTGAACCCGTCCTACCaattgaaatgtgtgaaccaactttGCGCGTCATGCTATTTGATGAagatgccaattgggaaatgatgaaagcGGCCTTGGATTTCCTACCAGAAACCAGAGGGAACCCGGCTCTACGCCAGCAACTATACAAACTCCGGATGACTAGAGAGTACAACAAAAGGGTCTCTAGAAGAATCTTaaaagttggagattttgtgctAAGGAAGATGGAAGCCATTGGACGTGCtaatgaacaagggaaactcacccctACCTGGGAAGGTCCATACGACATTTATGAAAAGTTCGGGACGGAACTTACCGAATCCAAGATATGCAGGGGCGTCCAATTTTACGTACCTGGAATGCGGATAACCTGAAGAAATACTTTTTCTAAAA encodes:
- the LOC130471597 gene encoding uncharacterized protein, producing the protein MKKKLDEAKGLWADELPNVLWSIRTTAKNSTGETPFLLAYGAEPVLPIEMCEPTLRVMLFDEDANWEMMKAALDFLPETRGNPALRQQLYKLRMTREYNKRVSRRILKVGDFVLRKMEAIGRANEQGKLTPTWEGPYDIYEKFGTELTESKICRGVQFYVPGMRIT